A window of Pectobacterium carotovorum genomic DNA:
AAACACTGGTGCTTCATGAGCCTAGTGCAATTGCGCATAATACAATCTCATATAGCACAGCGTCATCCAGTAACAGCGGCAGTATAGCTGACCATCATCATAATCATACTGGTCACACGATGCCCGAGCATGGTGTGATGGCATCACACCATTCTCCCTCATCACCGTCCATGATGATGGATCATGCTGCTTGCGGTTACTGCGTACTCTTTTCGTATACGCCAGCGTTGTTCGCAACAGGATCTCTCAATCCCATACTGACCGCGTCTTTATCGGAAGCGCTGGTTATTCACTTTATCTCACGCACTGTCCTTCCTGAACGTTATGCTTCTCCTGTAGTACGCGCTCCGCCCTTCTGAATCATGCCCCATCATGCTCATGTGCATTTATAACGCATCGCGCTATACCCTTTCAGGTGTGGCGTTTGATCATTTTTTGCCAAATGATTTCAGAGGGTTCTATGTCACACCCTAATCAGGCGTCAGCAACTGCTGCTGCCACCGCCGTGCGCCAAACTGGAGAAAACACGTCGGATCAACAGGCGATAGATAAAGTATCGCCACGTGCCGCGATCGTCGCTCTATTCATCCGGCTTCATTTCTATATTGGTATTTTCGTTGGTCCTTTTATTTTTGTCGCTGCTCTGACAGGAACGTTATATGTCCTGACGCCGCAGATTGAAAACCGACTGTATTCGCACCAGCTCTTTACCGAAAGCCTGGGTACACCGCATTCGCTGGCTGAGCAAATTCGTGCAGCACAGGCAGGACTCACTCGC
This region includes:
- a CDS encoding DUF2946 domain-containing protein yields the protein MLLSALRRRSFPAWVGIFAILTIFIAPVISQTLVLHEPSAIAHNTISYSTASSSNSGSIADHHHNHTGHTMPEHGVMASHHSPSSPSMMMDHAACGYCVLFSYTPALFATGSLNPILTASLSEALVIHFISRTVLPERYASPVVRAPPF